The sequence GCGTGGTGATCCGGTAGCACAGATAAAGCTTGCTGACTTGCTGATGAGTAACATCATGGGGATGAAAAACGATCCGGACGATTCACCGTATCCTCTCGCAGAGAGTCAAAAGCAGAAGTATCAGCAGCAAATCATTAAGTTGTTACAGCAAGCGTCGGCGCAAGGTAATGTTATCGCTGACTACGAACTCGGTTACCAATATAGCCTTCTCCAAATTGAACACCCGAAGGACGATGCCATTAAAAAACTTGCCGAACACCATCTGGACAAAGCGGCTAAAGGCGGCGTGCGCGATGCCACAATAGAACTGCGAAGGTTATACCATCGCGATATCGCGCAATACGGCGATCCGGAAAAAATGCCCTACCAAACGACATTCATCGATGCGCTATCTCGACCCTAACTAAACAAACAAAAAGGGCGCCTACCTGGGGCGCCTTTTTTATGAAGCCCTGCAACGTAATTCGCCAACCTGCTTCACGTTGGCCGCGGTAACCCTTCGACACGAGACACAAGATCAAAAAAATTAAAGCGCGACGCCGTCGAATGATCTCATCATTTGTCCCAAGAGTGACGTGGTTGAAGCTTCCATCCAACGTTAATTGGCAGGTCATTGGACGTGGGCTGATGATCTTGCTTATTGGGGTAACGATTATTTATACCGGCGAAGCAAAACATTTAGTCGTGGGTGAGAAAAAATATTTCATTGGGGCGCCATTCATTCTACTGGGTCTGTATAGCCTCTATCTGGGACTCAAGAAGCCAAGCAAATAGCACGTGTGGGGCACATTGCGAATCTGTCACTTGTTAGCGCCAAGCAGTACTGATTCAAAACAGTTTTACGGACACGCCAATGACGCGCCCTTGGTCTTTTCCAGCGGCGCACCAACCAGCTTTTGAAAGCACGGCGACTGCAGGAGTAGTTGCCGGCCTTTTTGCCGCAGCGCGTTGACTTGCTCCTTCGGTAGATCAAATACAGTGTCGATTGCTAAAAAGCGCTCGCGTTCGGCGGTGTCTTCGATTTGGTCGAAGCCGACGTAAATGCGGTATAGCTCGACCTGGTGTAAGTCGGGTTGTTGTCGTTGAGCGGCGTCGCGCCGTTGGAGGGTTTCCTTCAGCAGCTCGATGGTGTCGAACGAGTAATTGATCAGTGGCACTGACGCGATCGATTCGACGACGGTGGCGACGCCGGGGGCGTTCGCCGATCGGTCGTACGCTGTTGGCAGTTCGTTCTTGGCGTCGACCGTGATCACCACCAGCTTCTTGATCTCTTCCAGGTTCATCCGGTTCAGCACGCTGCCGTCGACGTCGCCCGAGCTCATCGACGTCAACGGTCCGCGTAGGCCGATGTTGTCGGCGACGCCGCCGTCGAGCAGGTGTACGTAACGCCGATCCGGTTCTTGATAAGTGCGCAGCATGCGCGCACGGTAGTAGCGTCGTGGGTTGGCGTCGAGGTCGTGCAAGGCTTGTTCGACCCACTTCGGTTCGCGGAAATGGCAGCTGCCGGGATAACTGTTGATTGCCAGCGGCGAGAAGGCGATCGGGAAATTAGAGGACGCGGCGACGGCGCGGGCGACGGTCAGGCTGCCGAGATCGGCGCATAGCGGATCGAATTGCGACTGCGTGAACATGAACTGCGTGCCCTTGACCATGTCGGTGGCATTGATCATTAGAAATGGTTTGTGCCGTTGTTGCTCGACGTCGCTGAAGGTTGTTTGATCGAATAGCAGGTCTTGATATAACTCGGCGGCGAGCTCGATGCGGCCGAACTGTGGCGATGCCAACCGCCACCAGTTGTACGGGTTGAGCATCTTGACGATCAGATCGCGCTGCACGTTGTGATACAGAAAATTTTGCTGAAAGCGCCCGCCGTCGACGAAGATATCGTCGCCGTGCAGACCGTAGTACGCGGCGATGAAGCTGCCGCCGGAGACGGACGAAATGACGTCGACCTCTTTCAGCAAATTGCGCCGCTCGCCGTCGACGACGACGGTGGTCTGGCGCAGCTGCTCGAGTACGCCGTAAGCCAGCGCCGCCGCGCGCGTGCCGCCGCCGGAGAAAGTGACGATAACGAACAGGTCGTCTTTGTTGTCGTCGTTGGCAAGCTGATCGTAGCGGTAGCCGTGGTCGGGGTCGTACGCTGTCAACGGTTGGACCGGCGGAAACGAGGCGCAACTGGCGAGCAGGAGCAGCAATAATGTCAGTGCGAACCGATAGCGCAGCGGCATGGTCAAATTTGTTTAAACTCGATGATCAAAGGGGCGGTCGGTAGCGTGTCGCTGACAGTACACGTGCATTCGTTCGGTGAGTAGTCGTTGCCCGGACCTAAGTCGAATACGTGTTGACCCGGTTCGACCTGGAAAACACGATTGGTCTTACAGGTGCGGACGCCGTCGACTCGAACATAGCGTTGCGCGGGGAAAACCACCTTCACGTACTCGTCCATGATTATTCGCTCCTTATTGTGTCGTGCAGTGCTCCATAATGTCCTTGCTATTAATATGGGTCAAGCAAACGATCGGATAAGCCATGAAGGTAATTGACGCCACGACGTTGAACGAATTGACCGAGTCGGCGATCGCGTCCCCGCGCCGCCGTAAAAATTTGAATCTGCACGATTCGTTGGATGATGCGGTGCAGCGTTTTCTCAACGCTTTCGAGCCCGGCACTTATGTGCGGCCGCATCGGCATAGCGGTAAGTGGGAGCTGTTCGTATTGATCCAGGGGCGGGCGGCGGTATTGGGCTTCGATGACGCCGGTACCGTGGTAACGCGCGTCGAGCTCAACGCCGACAACGGCGCGCGCGTCGTCGAGATTCCCGCGTCGACCTGGCACACCATTGTGTCGTTGGCGCCGCGCACGGTCATGCTCGAGGTGAAACGTGGGCCGTACGATCCGTCGGTGCCGGCGGAGTATGCGCCGTGGGCGCCGGCTGAGAATGATGCAGCGGCGGCGGCGTTCGAGCGGCGGTTGCAAACGGTGGGTCCGCCGCGTTGAAGCTCTTGGGGAGGCGTTAAGAAGGTTACCCTCTCCCCTAGCCCCTCTCCCGCAAGCGGGAGAGGGGAAAGTTATTACCTGGTTTCAACAGAGCAAGATAGCTTTCTATTGGCCGCGGGCTTTGCCGGCGGCTACAGTAGTTGAAGGAAATTATTATAAGTAAGGGGACATATGACCGTCGCCAAGACTTCCTCGTTTGCTACGGCGCGCGACTGGCTGCAAACCGGTGTTTTAATAGTTGGCGCACTGGTCGGTACCTACCAGTTCTATCTCAAGGATGTGCTCAGCCCGGCGCGCGCGCCGACGGCGTTGGACGTGGCGGCGCGGATTGAAAAGGTCGGCGAGAAGGACGGCAAGTTATTGATGAAGGTAGTGGTCGCTGCCACTAACCCTACCGATCGCCGGATTTATGTTCCGGCCTTTTGGTTTACCGTGCGTGGCAGCCGCTTGGAGGGCGCCGATGCTTTTAGCACCAGCGAATTTACCGAGCGGGTTCGAACCGGCGAACAGTTGGTGACTCGTTATTTGCCGAATCCTAAGAGCGAAATTGTCGCCGAGCGGCGAATCATCAGTGACGGGCTCGCGTGGTGGGAGCCGAACGACAAAACCAACGACGAGGCGATTTTTACTATCCCGCAGGGGAAATTCGATTATTTGGAGTTGCAGGTTTTTTACCTACACACCCGCGATATCTCGGTGCTAACTACGCCGGCGTGGTTTGTCGGCGACGATGGTGCATTGAGCGCGCACCTTCAGTTCAAGACGCGCGATGACGCCAAACCAGAATTGTTCGATGTCACTAACTCGCGTCATCTCAAGTGGGCCGATGAAGCGGCTGCTGGAATTAATTGGTACGTCAGCACGCTTTCGCTGTGGCCGACGGCGCTAACAAAAACCGAACGGTCAGCCAAACAACAATGAGCGCGCCATCGAGGACTGACGCCCAGCAGCGGGCCGATGAAATCCGTATTTTTCAGCGCGAGTTGGCGCGGTTACAGCACGACAATGTGATCGCATTGTCCGCTGCGCAGAGCCAGGCGCTGGCGGAACATCACGAGCGGCTGCTGGTGG is a genomic window of Gammaproteobacteria bacterium containing:
- a CDS encoding patatin-like phospholipase family protein yields the protein MPLRYRFALTLLLLLLASCASFPPVQPLTAYDPDHGYRYDQLANDDNKDDLFVIVTFSGGGTRAAALAYGVLEQLRQTTVVVDGERRNLLKEVDVISSVSGGSFIAAYYGLHGDDIFVDGGRFQQNFLYHNVQRDLIVKMLNPYNWWRLASPQFGRIELAAELYQDLLFDQTTFSDVEQQRHKPFLMINATDMVKGTQFMFTQSQFDPLCADLGSLTVARAVAASSNFPIAFSPLAINSYPGSCHFREPKWVEQALHDLDANPRRYYRARMLRTYQEPDRRYVHLLDGGVADNIGLRGPLTSMSSGDVDGSVLNRMNLEEIKKLVVITVDAKNELPTAYDRSANAPGVATVVESIASVPLINYSFDTIELLKETLQRRDAAQRQQPDLHQVELYRIYVGFDQIEDTAERERFLAIDTVFDLPKEQVNALRQKGRQLLLQSPCFQKLVGAPLEKTKGASLACP
- a CDS encoding WbuC family cupin fold metalloprotein gives rise to the protein MKVIDATTLNELTESAIASPRRRKNLNLHDSLDDAVQRFLNAFEPGTYVRPHRHSGKWELFVLIQGRAAVLGFDDAGTVVTRVELNADNGARVVEIPASTWHTIVSLAPRTVMLEVKRGPYDPSVPAEYAPWAPAENDAAAAAFERRLQTVGPPR